A genomic segment from Rickettsiella endosymbiont of Miltochrista miniata encodes:
- the atpD gene encoding F0F1 ATP synthase subunit beta, translating to MKSNVMKTMNPIGHIVEIIGAVIDVEFPREAVPKVYDALMVHDHDLVLEVQQQLGDGIVRTIAMGTSDGLQRGTKVTNTEAPISVPVGKQTLGRIMDVLGRPIDEAGPINEKIRLPIHRKPPSFAEQAANEQLLETGIKVIDLLCPFAKGGKVGLFGGAGVGKTVNMMELIRNIAIEHSGYSVFAGVGERTREGNDFYHEMKESNVLDKVSLVYGQMNEPPGNRLRVALTGLTVAEHFRDEGRDVLLFIDNIYRYTLAGVEVSALLGRMPSAVGYQPTLAAEMGALQERITSTKTGSITSIQAVYVPADDLTDPSPATTFAHLDATVVLSRQIAELGIYPAIDPLDSNSRQLDPLIVGQEHYDVARAVQKTLQRYKELKDIIAILGMDELSEQDKLTVMRARKIQRFLSQPFFVAEIFTGSPGKYVSLKETIRGFKAILNGEFDDLPEQAFYMVGSIDEVDAKAKAL from the coding sequence ATGAAGAGTAACGTTATGAAAACAATGAACCCCATCGGACATATAGTCGAAATTATCGGCGCTGTTATCGACGTTGAATTCCCAAGAGAAGCGGTTCCTAAAGTTTATGATGCCTTAATGGTTCATGACCATGATTTAGTGCTTGAGGTCCAGCAACAGTTAGGTGATGGTATTGTGCGGACCATTGCGATGGGTACTAGCGATGGTTTGCAGCGAGGCACAAAGGTAACTAACACCGAAGCGCCTATTAGTGTACCTGTTGGGAAACAGACTTTAGGTAGAATTATGGATGTATTAGGTAGACCCATTGATGAGGCAGGCCCTATTAATGAGAAAATCCGTTTACCTATTCATCGCAAACCACCTAGTTTTGCAGAACAAGCTGCCAATGAGCAATTATTAGAAACTGGAATTAAAGTTATTGATTTATTATGTCCTTTTGCCAAAGGTGGGAAAGTAGGTTTATTTGGCGGTGCTGGAGTCGGTAAAACCGTTAATATGATGGAATTAATACGTAATATTGCTATTGAGCATAGTGGTTACTCAGTATTTGCAGGTGTTGGTGAGCGAACGCGGGAAGGTAATGATTTTTATCATGAGATGAAAGAATCTAATGTTTTAGATAAAGTGTCATTAGTCTATGGGCAAATGAATGAACCGCCAGGTAACCGTCTGCGAGTTGCTTTAACCGGTTTGACAGTAGCAGAACATTTTCGGGATGAAGGTCGAGACGTATTGCTATTTATCGATAATATCTATCGTTACACATTGGCAGGTGTCGAAGTTTCTGCGTTATTAGGGCGTATGCCTTCTGCTGTGGGTTATCAGCCTACGTTGGCGGCAGAAATGGGCGCTTTACAAGAACGTATTACATCAACTAAAACAGGTTCTATTACTTCTATCCAAGCTGTTTATGTTCCAGCGGATGATCTTACCGATCCTTCGCCGGCAACTACTTTTGCGCATCTAGATGCTACGGTCGTATTATCCCGTCAAATTGCTGAACTGGGTATTTACCCGGCCATCGATCCTTTAGATTCTAACAGTCGTCAACTTGATCCGTTGATTGTTGGTCAAGAGCATTATGATGTAGCGCGTGCGGTACAAAAAACTTTACAGCGCTATAAAGAGCTAAAAGATATTATTGCTATTCTAGGTATGGATGAATTATCAGAACAAGATAAATTGACTGTTATGCGTGCCAGAAAGATACAGCGGTTTTTATCTCAACCTTTCTTTGTTGCCGAAATATTCACTGGGTCTCCCGGTAAATATGTCAGCCTCAAAGAAACAATCCGTGGTTTTAAAGCTATTTTGAATGGTGAATTTGATGATTTGCCAGAGCAAGCATTTTATATGGTTGGAAGTATAGATGAAGTAGATGCTAAAGCAAAAGCTTTGTAG
- a CDS encoding F0F1 ATP synthase subunit epsilon, which yields MTKTMQIEVVSAEDAIFSGEATHIVVTGLLGELGIYPGHTQLLTALKPGPVRIVKPDGEDEILYISGGILEVQPQLVSILADTAIRAADLDELAALEAKEHAERILSDKQADIDYAKATAELAQAVAQLQVISKLKKKLTGRI from the coding sequence ATGACCAAAACCATGCAGATTGAGGTTGTTAGTGCAGAAGATGCAATTTTTTCAGGTGAAGCAACGCATATAGTCGTTACTGGTTTATTGGGTGAGCTGGGTATCTATCCAGGCCACACGCAACTATTAACGGCATTAAAGCCAGGGCCAGTGCGCATTGTAAAACCAGATGGGGAAGATGAAATACTTTATATTTCTGGTGGTATTTTGGAAGTTCAACCACAACTCGTTAGTATATTAGCCGATACGGCTATACGAGCTGCCGACTTAGATGAATTGGCCGCACTAGAAGCCAAGGAGCATGCAGAGAGGATATTAAGTGATAAACAAGCTGATATCGATTATGCAAAGGCAACAGCAGAATTAGCGCAGGCAGTTGCTCAATTACAAGTCATATCTAAATTAAAGAAAAAACTTACCGGCAGAATTTAA